One window of the Haloarcula halobia genome contains the following:
- a CDS encoding pentapeptide repeat-containing protein, whose product MGESCRFGLDEASVDELLSADLVGWQCPHDSDDDSPYCPFHRPAGEVAPERIRDAFLAALEETGKQSKQFAGARLAAVDLEYVLVDAPDMYPIDLRYASVAGRLDLSNATLDQPLLLDGASLETVDAEGTTFRKLVSLVDADVESRFIAEDATFEQDLTASGTRFRGDVRFDAARIEGSLVLADATFEVTADFYGCRCLGVAEFPYTSFDGWADFGQTVFRREAIFEAATFDDSQFAGATFDERGIFDGATFDQSNFTGIVADELSFAGAHFRGSAQFAECQLGADATFTDCTFEGTVSFERGTFDADAAFFGAEFEADAIFTDCVCDGHATFEQVLFETLDFSGSRFGSLSIGHGITTLAGVSLTRTGYDDSTVVLEDATVQAGTLSQAQETEILYDLQGATLGAVEFRAVEDMDDLLEYFFVYDTKFEGFDFSEYRGHLAPEWILHSVGEGYEEPDLDPAGLEVTYLKARNGANAVGDTHSEAEFFIKEMRYRRRRYLAQLLDSSPGESLRVRLVLAWRVATNFLYDATSGFGERPFRVVASSLCTVLGFALVYLLAFELAGHADPYPASIPFVGYLVFSFEGFVRFVVGGGTTVDNTFLRLLAEFEGFVGGFFIGLFVFILTRAVDH is encoded by the coding sequence ATGGGCGAATCATGTCGCTTCGGGCTCGACGAGGCGTCTGTCGACGAACTGCTCTCGGCGGACCTGGTCGGGTGGCAATGCCCGCACGATTCGGACGACGACTCCCCGTACTGCCCCTTTCACCGCCCGGCCGGGGAGGTGGCGCCTGAGCGAATCCGCGACGCGTTCCTCGCGGCCCTCGAGGAAACCGGCAAGCAGTCGAAACAGTTCGCGGGGGCCCGGCTTGCCGCTGTCGACCTCGAGTACGTCCTCGTGGACGCACCGGACATGTATCCGATCGACCTGCGATACGCCTCGGTCGCCGGTCGCCTCGATCTTTCGAACGCCACCTTGGACCAACCGTTGCTGCTGGACGGGGCGTCGCTCGAGACCGTCGACGCCGAGGGGACGACCTTCCGCAAGCTGGTGTCACTCGTCGATGCCGACGTCGAATCGCGGTTCATCGCCGAGGATGCGACGTTCGAACAGGACCTCACCGCATCCGGCACCCGGTTTCGCGGTGACGTTCGTTTCGACGCGGCCCGTATCGAAGGGTCGCTCGTCCTCGCCGACGCGACCTTCGAGGTCACTGCGGACTTCTATGGCTGTCGCTGTCTGGGCGTCGCCGAGTTCCCCTACACTTCGTTCGACGGATGGGCCGACTTCGGTCAGACCGTGTTCCGTCGGGAGGCCATCTTCGAAGCGGCGACGTTCGATGACTCCCAATTCGCCGGCGCCACCTTCGACGAACGAGGGATCTTCGACGGCGCCACGTTCGACCAGTCCAACTTCACCGGGATCGTCGCAGACGAACTCTCGTTTGCAGGGGCTCACTTTCGCGGGAGTGCCCAGTTTGCCGAGTGTCAGCTCGGGGCCGATGCCACGTTCACCGACTGTACATTCGAGGGGACGGTCTCGTTCGAACGGGGAACCTTCGACGCCGATGCCGCGTTCTTCGGGGCCGAATTCGAAGCCGACGCGATCTTCACCGACTGTGTGTGTGATGGCCACGCGACCTTCGAACAGGTGCTCTTCGAGACGCTGGATTTCAGCGGCAGTAGATTCGGCTCACTCTCGATCGGTCACGGCATCACGACGCTCGCAGGCGTCTCGCTCACCCGGACGGGGTACGACGACAGCACTGTCGTGCTCGAAGATGCCACGGTCCAGGCGGGAACACTCTCGCAGGCCCAGGAGACAGAGATCCTGTACGACCTCCAGGGAGCGACTCTCGGTGCGGTCGAGTTTCGCGCCGTCGAGGACATGGATGACCTGCTCGAGTACTTCTTCGTGTACGACACGAAGTTCGAGGGGTTCGACTTCTCGGAGTATCGGGGACACCTCGCGCCCGAGTGGATACTGCACAGCGTCGGCGAGGGCTACGAGGAACCCGATCTGGACCCCGCCGGGCTCGAAGTGACGTATCTCAAGGCCCGGAACGGCGCCAACGCGGTCGGTGATACACACTCCGAGGCCGAGTTTTTCATCAAGGAGATGCGATACCGACGGCGTCGCTACCTGGCCCAACTCCTCGATTCGTCGCCCGGTGAGTCGCTCCGAGTCCGGCTCGTGCTCGCCTGGCGCGTGGCGACGAACTTCCTGTACGACGCCACCTCCGGATTCGGCGAACGGCCGTTCCGCGTCGTCGCGTCGTCGCTGTGTACCGTCCTCGGATTCGCACTCGTCTACCTCCTGGCGTTCGAACTCGCCGGGCACGCGGACCCGTACCCCGCTTCGATCCCGTTCGTCGGCTATCTCGTGTTCAGCTTCGAGGGGTTCGTCCGCTTTGTCGTCGGTGGCGGGACGACGGTGGACAATACGTTCCTTCGCCTGCTCGCCGAGTTCGAAGGGTTCGTCGGCGGCTTTTTCATCGGCCTGTTCGTGTTCATCCTGACCCGGGCCGTCGACCACTGA
- the speD gene encoding S-adenosylmethionine decarboxylase, which yields MRESEVRVCDVFGVPPAVLREREGLMSRLRDACEEAGLTILDEVHHEFESGGEGFTSVLLLVESHLAVHTWPEEEYVALTLDTSWQRNLTAELVDEMLAEIPHDSVTVETVARQQTR from the coding sequence ATGCGCGAGAGTGAGGTTCGAGTCTGTGACGTCTTCGGCGTTCCGCCAGCCGTACTCCGGGAGCGAGAGGGGCTGATGTCCCGCCTCAGGGACGCCTGCGAGGAGGCCGGCCTCACGATCCTCGACGAAGTCCACCACGAGTTCGAATCAGGGGGTGAGGGGTTCACGTCGGTGCTGTTGCTCGTCGAGTCCCATCTAGCGGTGCACACGTGGCCGGAAGAGGAGTACGTCGCGCTCACGTTGGATACGTCCTGGCAGCGTAATCTGACTGCTGAGCTCGTAGACGAGATGCTCGCTGAGATACCACACGACTCTGTCACCGTCGAGACCGTCGCTCGACAACAGACACGGTGA
- a CDS encoding DUF7504 family protein, whose protein sequence is MVHQWECRECEFTAWSSNQSEIADVVKSHLFSHYKSAVTSDELGVSWECPYCDHTSQGYDTDESVDKFKEHLLKHVSALIDSGVHVADEIDRVGNVLVLSALESAGADNARVHFTSPADIAVFVTNDPAERVRLLDNRLQSWPAWTTILTTKSQPFADVTDVDLDTAPLDVAILDKGISITDLGETIARVLDEQQTSNSRVTVGFDILSELLSLFDTETAFKFVHVLNSRLTHMDALTHYYLNPNSHPSSEINVLKELFDLRIQANGSRFTTL, encoded by the coding sequence ATGGTTCATCAGTGGGAGTGCCGGGAGTGTGAATTCACAGCCTGGTCGTCGAACCAGAGTGAAATTGCTGACGTTGTGAAATCGCATCTGTTCTCCCACTATAAAAGCGCGGTCACGTCGGACGAACTTGGCGTCAGCTGGGAATGTCCGTACTGTGACCATACGAGCCAAGGCTACGATACCGACGAGAGCGTAGACAAGTTCAAAGAGCACCTGCTCAAACACGTCTCCGCGCTCATTGATTCGGGCGTCCACGTGGCTGATGAGATTGATCGAGTCGGCAACGTGCTGGTCCTCTCAGCACTGGAAAGCGCGGGAGCTGACAATGCCCGTGTTCATTTCACCTCACCAGCCGATATCGCGGTGTTTGTCACCAATGACCCGGCCGAGCGCGTTCGACTACTCGATAACAGACTCCAGTCGTGGCCTGCGTGGACGACGATTCTCACGACCAAATCGCAGCCATTCGCCGATGTCACGGATGTAGACCTGGACACGGCCCCACTTGACGTTGCTATTCTGGATAAGGGAATAAGTATAACAGATCTTGGTGAAACGATCGCCCGCGTCTTGGACGAACAGCAGACGAGCAATTCTCGGGTAACTGTTGGGTTCGATATTCTCAGCGAATTGCTCAGTCTGTTTGACACCGAGACCGCGTTCAAATTTGTCCACGTTCTGAATTCTAGGTTGACACATATGGACGCACTCACCCACTACTACCTGAACCCTAACTCACATCCCAGCTCAGAAATCAACGTTCTCAAAGAACTGTTCGACTTGCGAATTCAGGCAAATGGATCACGCTTTACGACTCTCTGA
- a CDS encoding HEAT repeat domain-containing protein, whose translation MFDDDLDGNGTFLYRLERESEVLKLVAHLKLSEKVYVRRRAAEMLGNITEIPDPDERQQAVKALVNAVKTDEDDSVRAAAIDAVYQRGEESFDHLVEELAGMELPESNERTTTRLLTEWLSAEYPEFRIVAATALGERDATAAIPELVSALTDPDPRVRSRAARACGRLSDPRVVSPLSERLSDDQQMVREAAANALGAIGTDRTLAELIPVTQADEEALRLIAVDELGQFGSVKPVIVLIEALDDDSSTVQRAAMLSLLELLTTASTAEAERIRGTVVEELARADVQATVPALLDIVADGTRRAYRQTAIWLLSRITGERYRSEVITCLLSVLDESDEETARLAEAALTELRGPELEKRLRVYLSRERGSEEARDRAKAVLDRICDDSSGELVTTGVDYTYVNDPADYTEQHNSE comes from the coding sequence ATGTTTGATGACGACTTGGATGGCAATGGAACGTTTCTCTATAGACTCGAACGGGAGTCGGAAGTCCTGAAGCTTGTTGCCCATCTAAAGCTAAGCGAGAAGGTCTATGTCCGACGACGAGCAGCCGAAATGCTGGGGAATATTACGGAAATCCCCGACCCCGACGAGCGTCAGCAGGCCGTCAAGGCACTTGTCAACGCAGTAAAAACGGACGAGGACGATAGTGTTCGAGCGGCCGCGATCGACGCAGTATACCAGCGTGGCGAGGAAAGCTTCGACCACTTAGTAGAGGAGCTTGCCGGGATGGAACTCCCGGAGTCCAACGAGCGGACCACAACGCGGTTGCTTACCGAGTGGCTGTCAGCTGAGTACCCCGAATTCCGGATAGTCGCCGCGACGGCACTCGGTGAACGTGACGCAACGGCGGCCATCCCAGAGCTGGTTTCGGCATTGACCGATCCGGACCCTCGTGTCCGAAGCCGGGCGGCTCGGGCGTGTGGCCGACTATCGGACCCGCGGGTTGTATCGCCACTTAGCGAACGGTTGTCCGATGACCAACAGATGGTGCGAGAAGCCGCCGCTAACGCGCTCGGGGCCATCGGTACCGATCGCACGCTTGCGGAGCTAATTCCCGTGACACAGGCCGACGAGGAGGCGCTTCGACTCATTGCGGTTGATGAACTCGGGCAGTTCGGGTCAGTGAAACCGGTCATTGTGCTCATTGAGGCTCTCGATGACGATTCGTCGACGGTCCAACGGGCGGCGATGTTATCACTGCTAGAGTTGCTCACGACGGCCTCAACGGCGGAGGCCGAGCGGATTCGTGGGACCGTCGTGGAAGAACTGGCTCGGGCGGATGTGCAGGCAACGGTGCCAGCGCTACTCGATATCGTCGCCGACGGGACACGCCGGGCGTACCGCCAGACAGCAATCTGGCTGTTAAGCCGCATCACAGGCGAGCGCTACCGATCTGAGGTAATCACATGCCTGCTCTCCGTGCTGGATGAGTCCGATGAGGAGACCGCACGACTGGCCGAAGCGGCACTAACAGAGCTTCGAGGCCCTGAGTTGGAAAAGCGCCTGCGCGTGTATCTCAGCCGTGAACGGGGTTCCGAAGAAGCACGAGATCGCGCCAAAGCGGTACTTGATCGGATATGTGACGACTCTTCGGGGGAGCTGGTGACAACAGGCGTCGACTACACGTATGTGAACGATCCGGCTGACTATACTGAGCAGCATAACTCGGAGTGA
- a CDS encoding AbrB/MazE/SpoVT family DNA-binding domain-containing protein has translation MSSERVDSESKVSGNQANIPARIRRELDIVDGDKLRWHIEDDGTLRIEVVQQRRGTFGEFDGYGGEQETAVTTEHDAWGVDVE, from the coding sequence ATGAGTAGTGAGCGTGTCGATTCAGAGAGCAAGGTCTCTGGGAATCAGGCGAATATTCCTGCTCGCATCCGACGAGAGCTCGATATCGTCGATGGCGACAAACTCCGCTGGCACATCGAGGACGATGGAACCCTCCGGATCGAAGTCGTTCAGCAGCGTCGCGGCACGTTCGGTGAGTTCGACGGCTACGGCGGTGAACAGGAAACAGCGGTTACGACCGAGCACGATGCATGGGGCGTCGACGTCGAATAG
- a CDS encoding PIN domain-containing protein: MPRALVDTTVLFAAAYRPDGAHDDAVPILRGIDAADLPEAVVLDYVLAETLNGLTTHTGHDAATDFLSRIEEHTRFHIDSLTGDAFATGKALFRRYEPFSFVDACIVAYMQTEGLGYLYAFDDDFDAAEDVYRLDTASNPHQPE; the protein is encoded by the coding sequence ATGCCCCGGGCACTCGTCGATACGACAGTTCTCTTTGCCGCGGCGTATCGTCCCGACGGCGCGCACGACGACGCGGTCCCAATTCTTCGGGGTATCGATGCTGCCGACCTCCCCGAAGCGGTGGTCCTCGATTACGTTCTCGCAGAAACGCTGAACGGGTTGACGACTCACACAGGTCACGATGCTGCGACCGACTTCCTCAGCCGGATCGAGGAACACACCCGGTTCCACATCGACTCACTAACCGGAGATGCCTTCGCTACGGGAAAAGCGCTCTTCCGGCGGTACGAGCCGTTTTCGTTCGTCGATGCCTGCATCGTCGCCTACATGCAGACCGAAGGACTCGGCTACCTCTATGCGTTCGACGACGACTTCGACGCTGCTGAGGATGTCTACCGCCTCGATACTGCTTCCAATCCTCACCAACCAGAGTGA
- a CDS encoding S66 family peptidase — protein sequence MPSDSFVVPPPVERGDRVAVVSPAAGLASEFPAVFELGLSRLRDVFDLEPVVFPSARQSSPFLEEQPRARAADIHAAFRDPSITGVISTIGGYDQLRVLEYLDAETLRTNPTRFYGMSDNTNIGLFLWKAGIVSYNGGQLMNELAVRGKLPAYTERYVSAALFDGSLGEVAPSDVWTDEPTDWWGDDPLPTTPPSYRPNPGWEWAGGTHRVSGPVWGGCRAVVDQHLACEQYLPEPSRLEGAILALEIATDLPSPDQVATSLLCLGERGLLDLFSAVVIGRIPGRNRTRQPSRAQQDQYRESVRSAIQQQVARYNPDAPLVFGLDWGHTTPTVPLPLGSDVEVDPQRNRIAVV from the coding sequence GTGCCATCTGATTCGTTCGTCGTGCCACCACCGGTGGAACGCGGTGACAGGGTCGCCGTCGTCAGTCCCGCAGCCGGGCTCGCCAGCGAGTTCCCCGCGGTGTTCGAACTCGGACTGTCGCGGTTACGTGACGTATTTGACCTCGAGCCGGTCGTCTTTCCCAGCGCTCGGCAGTCGAGCCCGTTCCTCGAGGAACAGCCACGCGCTCGGGCCGCGGACATCCACGCGGCGTTCCGAGACCCGTCAATCACGGGTGTCATATCGACGATCGGCGGGTACGACCAGCTCCGGGTGCTCGAGTACCTCGATGCGGAGACGCTCCGGACCAATCCCACGCGATTCTACGGGATGAGCGACAACACGAACATCGGGCTGTTCCTCTGGAAGGCCGGTATCGTCTCGTACAACGGGGGCCAGCTCATGAACGAACTTGCAGTGAGGGGCAAGCTGCCAGCCTATACGGAGCGATACGTCAGTGCGGCGTTGTTCGACGGGTCGCTCGGCGAGGTGGCTCCGAGCGACGTGTGGACTGACGAACCGACCGACTGGTGGGGCGACGACCCGCTACCGACGACGCCCCCGTCGTACCGACCGAACCCGGGGTGGGAATGGGCTGGCGGGACCCACCGCGTCTCCGGCCCAGTGTGGGGCGGGTGTCGAGCGGTCGTCGACCAGCATCTCGCTTGCGAGCAGTACCTACCTGAACCGTCGCGCCTCGAGGGCGCGATACTGGCGCTCGAGATCGCCACAGACCTGCCCAGCCCGGACCAGGTTGCGACGTCGCTGCTGTGTCTTGGGGAACGTGGCCTGCTGGACCTGTTTAGTGCCGTCGTCATCGGCCGGATCCCGGGCCGCAATCGTACCCGACAGCCGTCCCGGGCGCAACAGGACCAGTATCGGGAGTCGGTCAGGTCGGCGATACAGCAGCAGGTGGCCCGGTACAATCCGGATGCACCGCTCGTCTTCGGACTCGACTGGGGACACACGACGCCGACCGTACCGCTACCGCTCGGTTCGGACGTGGAGGTCGACCCGCAGCGGAACCGAATCGCTGTAGTTTGA
- a CDS encoding VOC family protein — translation MIDQFSHIGIKAQDPHTTATWLEERLDAKRLDSGEFGFDGWGQSVEFVGLEIGDKNAFIVDPTPYEAAGVVEDVDEGIAHFGLAVDDCEAAITEMIARGGEQLLEPFELGDTRYGFCDGPAGFRIEFVEPLSP, via the coding sequence ATGATAGACCAGTTCTCACACATCGGAATCAAAGCGCAGGATCCGCACACGACTGCGACGTGGCTGGAAGAACGACTCGACGCAAAGCGACTCGACAGCGGGGAGTTCGGATTCGATGGCTGGGGGCAGTCGGTCGAGTTCGTTGGACTCGAGATCGGTGACAAAAACGCGTTCATCGTCGATCCGACACCGTATGAGGCAGCAGGCGTGGTCGAGGACGTTGACGAGGGCATCGCTCACTTCGGCCTAGCCGTCGACGATTGTGAAGCAGCGATTACCGAAATGATAGCGCGCGGCGGTGAGCAGTTACTCGAACCGTTTGAGCTCGGCGACACCCGATACGGGTTCTGCGACGGCCCGGCAGGATTCCGAATCGAGTTTGTGGAACCACTCAGCCCCTGA
- a CDS encoding DUF58 domain-containing protein, translating to MEVTRRYWVVVAVLVALCVWAFVLERPVLLVGAGTIGAWLLTRQYRFIRSTNDAVDALSVEQDLDRTRLTAEETTVGRLIAETSHAVDVRVQIRTQPPIGSDGGSTSSSLEPGEARTQASFTLSWPIAGQFEFDEPVVTVTDSLDLFRVTTTRGTTPTVTVEPRAPRDIHVGEGGEQLAAGFGEHSTGTTGSGLTPAEVRRYVAGDSAHQIDWKATARLNEPHVREFEAETDLETALVVDHRATMATGRDGETKLDYARQLALALVENAMELGDPLGWYGIGDGGVSDIFDPNADESHYRTIAQQLRALEPTSSTTDGRSAEPIDPAHARRTANHLTDDSPFSAKLQPFFAAGDQYVQRVAEQPLFAGLRTAAVRLDGSVRTDHRHRRRAPHRTPRGGESRPPWQRPGGRLPHAERPL from the coding sequence ATGGAGGTGACGCGCCGATACTGGGTGGTCGTCGCAGTCCTCGTCGCACTTTGTGTGTGGGCATTCGTTCTCGAGCGTCCCGTCTTGCTCGTCGGGGCTGGGACCATCGGCGCGTGGCTCCTCACGCGACAGTATCGGTTCATCAGGTCGACGAACGACGCGGTCGACGCACTCTCGGTCGAGCAAGACCTCGATCGCACCCGACTGACAGCCGAGGAGACGACGGTGGGCAGACTCATCGCAGAGACCTCCCACGCTGTCGACGTCCGCGTCCAGATTCGGACGCAGCCGCCGATCGGCAGCGACGGGGGAAGCACGTCGTCTTCGCTCGAACCCGGCGAGGCACGTACACAGGCGTCGTTCACACTGTCCTGGCCCATCGCCGGCCAGTTCGAGTTCGACGAACCCGTCGTTACCGTCACCGATTCACTGGACTTGTTCCGGGTAACGACCACCCGAGGCACCACCCCGACGGTCACCGTCGAACCGCGTGCGCCCCGCGACATCCACGTCGGCGAAGGTGGCGAGCAACTCGCGGCCGGCTTCGGCGAACACTCGACGGGCACGACCGGGAGTGGACTCACGCCGGCAGAAGTCCGGCGGTACGTCGCTGGTGACAGCGCCCACCAGATCGACTGGAAGGCCACGGCACGGCTGAACGAACCCCACGTCCGCGAGTTCGAGGCCGAGACCGACCTCGAAACCGCCCTCGTCGTCGATCATCGGGCGACGATGGCGACCGGCCGCGACGGGGAAACCAAACTCGATTACGCTCGCCAGCTCGCCCTCGCGCTCGTCGAGAACGCGATGGAACTCGGCGACCCGCTCGGGTGGTACGGTATCGGCGATGGCGGGGTCTCTGATATATTCGACCCGAACGCAGACGAGAGCCATTACCGGACGATTGCCCAGCAGCTGCGAGCCCTCGAGCCAACGAGCAGTACTACCGACGGCCGGTCCGCTGAGCCGATCGACCCGGCCCACGCGCGGCGGACGGCCAATCACCTCACGGACGATAGCCCGTTCAGTGCCAAACTACAGCCCTTCTTCGCTGCGGGTGACCAGTACGTCCAGCGCGTCGCCGAGCAACCGCTGTTTGCCGGCCTCAGGACGGCAGCGGTCCGACTCGATGGCTCGGTCCGGACCGATCATCGTCACCGACGACGAGCACCGCACAGAACTCCGCGAGGCGGTGAAAGTCGCCCGCCGTGGCAACGGCCAGGTGGTCGTCTTCCTCACGCCGAGCGTCCTCTATGA
- a CDS encoding DUF433 domain-containing protein, whose translation MSIARDDDVLGGEPRIDGTRIGVRHVAARVIDRGQSPAHVGDQLDVSLAEVYESLSYYYAHIDEMRELEAENEAAFERMQETSLKPKETI comes from the coding sequence ATGAGTATCGCCCGTGACGACGATGTGCTCGGTGGCGAGCCTCGAATCGACGGCACGCGTATCGGCGTTCGCCATGTGGCTGCACGGGTAATCGATAGAGGGCAGTCTCCCGCTCACGTCGGGGATCAACTGGATGTCTCTCTTGCAGAGGTGTACGAGTCTCTGTCCTACTACTATGCACACATCGACGAGATGCGTGAGCTCGAAGCGGAGAACGAAGCAGCGTTCGAACGAATGCAGGAGACGTCACTCAAACCCAAAGAGACCATCTAG
- a CDS encoding DUF5615 family PIN-like protein gives MTGAQILLDEHVGRVFERLLRERGHEVAQAKDRFGEYTSDKEPVSWCGESGTVLVTNNAKDFEPLHHEYDHAGIFLYYEQNLPDTDPEGLARTVDEIFNQYGVEGVENQLVDLGEWYEWLHE, from the coding sequence GTGACGGGCGCTCAGATCCTCCTTGACGAACACGTCGGTCGAGTCTTCGAACGACTGCTTCGAGAGCGCGGACACGAGGTTGCACAGGCGAAAGATCGATTCGGAGAATACACGAGTGACAAGGAACCGGTGTCGTGGTGTGGTGAGTCTGGGACCGTCCTCGTGACCAACAACGCAAAGGATTTTGAGCCGCTGCACCACGAGTACGACCATGCGGGTATCTTTCTCTACTACGAACAGAACCTACCAGACACAGACCCAGAAGGACTTGCTCGAACCGTTGACGAGATTTTTAATCAGTATGGCGTCGAGGGAGTTGAAAACCAACTCGTCGATCTCGGTGAGTGGTACGAATGGCTCCACGAGTGA
- a CDS encoding CheF family chemotaxis protein, with the protein MSDTEKKIADTQGQYLEAVSQGQHLTDAEWQNCRLILTTERLAMIADGKRQVALSDIDRIVDRFDVNQQSAGVADYVGFHVGEDVILVSAADHAAFETDFYRASLDGEIIFVQHPAVKGGVVKNAPWTKGRLKITDEAVKLAMADGQAVVIDRADIGDLDVEDKEVEGAERTVIQVEHSEEGISVETHLAGEEFHATVLQTMLEESAEQNRADIDLSATEQRVIMALHSGVSPFDIPNFVGIDIEQTEEIFDRLIELDVISVVRERTEVDLTTKGRRVAGERMGEQ; encoded by the coding sequence ATGAGCGACACCGAAAAGAAGATCGCCGACACGCAGGGCCAGTACTTAGAGGCGGTCTCGCAGGGTCAGCACCTCACGGACGCCGAGTGGCAGAACTGCCGGCTCATCCTCACCACCGAACGCCTCGCGATGATCGCCGACGGCAAGCGCCAGGTCGCGCTGTCGGACATCGACCGCATTGTCGACCGGTTCGACGTCAACCAGCAGAGCGCCGGCGTCGCCGACTACGTGGGCTTCCACGTCGGCGAGGACGTCATCCTGGTCTCGGCGGCCGACCACGCGGCGTTCGAGACGGACTTCTATCGGGCCAGTCTCGACGGCGAGATCATCTTCGTCCAGCACCCCGCCGTGAAGGGTGGCGTCGTCAAGAACGCCCCGTGGACGAAGGGGCGCCTCAAGATCACCGACGAGGCCGTCAAACTCGCCATGGCCGACGGCCAGGCCGTCGTCATCGACCGGGCCGACATCGGCGACCTCGACGTCGAGGACAAGGAAGTCGAGGGGGCCGAGCGGACCGTCATCCAGGTCGAACACAGCGAGGAGGGGATCAGCGTCGAGACCCACCTCGCCGGCGAGGAGTTCCACGCCACCGTCCTCCAGACGATGCTCGAAGAGAGCGCCGAGCAGAACCGGGCCGACATCGACCTCTCGGCGACGGAACAGCGCGTCATCATGGCGCTGCACTCGGGCGTCTCGCCGTTCGACATCCCGAACTTCGTCGGCATCGACATCGAGCAGACCGAGGAGATTTTCGACCGCCTCATCGAGCTCGACGTCATCAGCGTGGTCCGCGAGCGGACCGAAGTGGACCTGACGACGAAGGGGCGGCGGGTCGCTGGCGAGCGGATGGGCGAGCAATAG
- a CDS encoding AbrB/MazE/SpoVT family DNA-binding domain-containing protein, with the protein MSESTRITEKGQATIPKRLREKYDLEPGDEVVWMDTEDGIVVKKRTRTSGRGLLVPDDTAREKREEIAEELTERVRDRRDRNYEES; encoded by the coding sequence ATGAGCGAGTCGACGCGTATTACGGAGAAGGGACAGGCGACAATCCCCAAACGGCTTCGGGAGAAGTACGATCTGGAACCCGGCGACGAAGTCGTCTGGATGGACACGGAGGACGGCATCGTGGTGAAGAAGCGGACTCGCACCAGCGGACGGGGATTACTCGTTCCCGACGACACCGCTCGAGAGAAGCGCGAGGAGATCGCCGAGGAATTGACAGAACGAGTGCGCGATCGTCGGGACCGGAACTACGAGGAGTCCTGA